The region ACAGTTTCCAAATATTCGGGAACAATATCAATAGCTAACACTCTGCCATTAGGAGAAATTTTTTGCGCTAAGGGCAAAGTCAAAAAACCGGTACCGCAGCCAAAATCAACTATTTGCATACCTGGCTCGAGTGGCAGTTTGCTGACTAATTCTTCAGGGTGTAAATCGGATAACATGAGACAAATAAAATTTAAAGTTTAAAGTTTAAACAAAATACAGAAAAGAGCAAGCGCAATATCTAATACCTAATAACTAAGGTCCAAACAGAATCAAAAAATGCGATTGGTAAATTGAAAATTGTAAATTGAAAATTGTTCTACCTATATTATACCCCAGTTAAAAAGAAGCGCAAATAAAAATACCCGGATTTCTCCGAGCATTTTTTCTTAGACCAAACTAATGCTGCTGATTTTGTCGTTATCATCTAATTTCATTACCCTGACACCCTGGGTTAAACGGTTGAGCACCGGCAAACTGGCAAGGGAAACTCTAATCGTCTGACCGTTCTTAGACATGGCTAGTAATTCTTCTTCCTCTGTCCAAAGCATTAAAGCAATTAGATTGCCATTCTTGGGCGTAATTTTTAGAGTCTTAATACCGCTACCGCTGCGTTTTTGCTTGCGATAATCTTTAATATCGCTCACTTTGCCATAACCATGTTCAGTGATTACTACTATCTTGGCTTTGTTGTCTTTAATGGCGTTACCCGTAAGAAGCAGGGTGCCAATCACATAATCGTCCTTTTTTAGTTTAATGGCTGTCACCCCTTGGCTAACACGTCCCAGGGGACGAGCATCTTTTTCGCCAAAACGAATCGCTTGTCCATTATGAGTACCGAGAACTAATTCGCTGTTACCATCAGAAAAACCTACCCACTGCAACACATCGTCTTTAGTTAATTTGATAGCTAACAGGCCGGTGCGACGCATATTTTCATATTCCTTAAATGAGGTTTTCTTCACCATGCCCTTTTTGGTCACCATAATCAAATAAGGATATTTACTCTTATCCGCTTGCTTGTAGTTCAAAATAGCGGTGACATTTTCGTCACTCCCAAGCTCCAAAAAATTCTGAATGAGCTTGCCTCGGCTAGTGCGAGAAGCCTCACCTATTTCATAGGCCCTCACTTGGAAAACACGTCCCCTATCGGTGAAGAATAGTAAATAATCCGAGAGGTCGGCAGAAATTATTTTCTCAAGAAAATCATCTTCGTTTTTTACTTCATAACCAATTACTCCCTTACCGCCCCTTTTTTGGATTTTAAAGGTAGTCGCCGGCAAACGTTTGATATAACCGCTTTTGGAAAGCGCAATGAAAGTTTCGCCAGTGGGCACTAAATCTTCCTCTTCCATGGAATCAGCTGGCCGGCTAACAATCTGGGTGCGACGAGGGTCGTTGTATTTAGTTTTAATCTCTATTAAGTCGTCCTTAATGATTTTCCAAAGTTTCTTATTATCTTTGAGCACAGCTGTGTATTCGGCTATTAATTTGCGTTGCTCAGCTAATTCATCTTCTATTTTTTGCCTTTCCAGTTTAGGCAGATTTTGCAATTTGATTTCCAAAATAGCATTAGCTTGCAATTCGGAAAAATCAAATTTTTTGATTAAATTTTTAACCGCATCTTCTTTGCTCTCAGAACCTCTGATAATTTTAATAATTTCATCAATATGGTCCAAAGCCTTTTTTAGCCCTTCTAAAATGTGAGCGCGCGCTTTGGCTTTGTCCAAAAGAAAAGCGGTTTTGCGACGCACTACAATTTCGCGATGATTTAAGAATTCTTCTAAAACATTTTTGAGGGGGAGAATTTTGGGTTGCAGCCCATTATCAGTTAAAGCCACAACATTAAAATAGAAAGCCTTTTCTAATTCGGTATAGCGATACAATTTAGCTAAAATTTTTTGAGAAGCAGCTCCCTTCTTTAATTCAATGACAATACGCAAACCATCTTTATCGCTCTCGTCGCGCAAATCTTTAATGTCTTCGATGGTTTTTTCTTCCACTAGGGAAGCGATTTTTTTGATTAGTTCCGCTTTATTTACCAGAAAAGGAATTTCTGTGACAACAATGTGCTCTTCGCTGTTTTTTGTTTCTACTATTTCTGCTTTGGCTCGGGTGATTACTTTTCCCTGGCCAGTGCTATAAGCTTCTACAAGAGCTTTTTTATCATAAATAATGCCTCCGGTAGGAAAATCAGGACCTTTAATATAATTTAACAAATCCTCAGTTACGCAATCAGGATTGTCTATGAGATATAAGAGGGCGTCCACTACTTCGCCCAGATTATGCGGAGGAATCGAAGTGGCCATGCCGACAGCGATACCCAAAGCACCGTTTAAAAGTAAAAAAGGAATCCTCGCGGGAAGGACAGTCGGTTCTTTTTTGGTATTATCGTAGTTGGGAATAAAATCAACAGTGTCTTTATCGATATCCGCCAACATTTCTTCGGCCAAAGCAGAAAGCTTGGCTTCGGTGTAACGCATGGCAGCAGGCGAGTCACCATCAATGGAACCAAAGTTTCCCTGCCCATGGACCATAGGATAACGCAGGGAGAAATCTTGAGCCATGCGCGCCATGGTATCATACACAGCCGTATCGCCATGGGGATGATATTTAGCCAAAACTTCGCCTACGACAGCTGCTGACTTTCTTGTTTTTCCGCCATGCGTGAGGCCGATTTCATTCATAGCATAAAGAATACGGCGTTGAACGGGTTTCAGACCGTCTCTCACATCGGGCAGAGCCCTAGCTACAATGACAGACATAGCATAACTCAAATAGGAACTGCTAATTTCTTCGGAGATATTTTTCTTAATGATATTTTTGTCCAAACTTTCTGGGACTAGTCCATTATCTTTATCCATGAAATGCGCTTTAATAATTTACCGATTTATAAAACCCAAACAGATGATAAAATTTATGCCCCCTGCCGATATTTACAACTCTGGCTCCAATATATAGAGCAGAGTCTCGGGGGGGAGATTAGACTTTTTAATAGTTATTTTCTTGTCAGTTAAAGCCGGCTGTTTGCCATAAGCCTTAAGGAATTTTTCTAAAGGATCAAGATTATTCTTAAAACCAGGCAGCGCATAATTGATAGGAATAACAATCTTGGGCTCCAGGTCATTGATAGCAGCAATCGCCTCGGTTTCATTTAGGCTATCGCCATCACCCACGGGCACAAGCAAAACATCAATAGCGCCAATTTTATCTAACATTTCTGGGGTCAATTTTCCTTCTGGTAGGAATCCCAAATACGCTATATTCACGTCTTCTCCCCGAAGAACAAAAATATTGCCGTTTTTAGAAGCGGCACCGGTGCTATTGGGCTGATTCATGGAAAAGCCTAAAATAAAAACATCATTTTTCTCTATTTCACCATCCCCCGCTAAAATAAACTGGCTGCTGTCAGCATTTTTTACATAAGGATTAGCAGCCATGTCTTCTAATCTGGATAAGACAGCCAAATC is a window of Candidatus Paceibacterota bacterium DNA encoding:
- a CDS encoding MBL fold metallo-hydrolase, whose protein sequence is MNISWLGSGFVRLEYKNLSVAINPFIEAETGVRPPRFKFDLAVLSRLEDMAANPYVKNADSSQFILAGDGEIEKNDVFILGFSMNQPNSTGAASKNGNIFVLRGEDVNIAYLGFLPEGKLTPEMLDKIGAIDVLLVPVGDGDSLNETEAIAAINDLEPKIVIPINYALPGFKNNLDPLEKFLKAYGKQPALTDKKITIKKSNLPPETLLYILEPEL
- the gyrA gene encoding DNA gyrase subunit A, whose amino-acid sequence is MDKDNGLVPESLDKNIIKKNISEEISSSYLSYAMSVIVARALPDVRDGLKPVQRRILYAMNEIGLTHGGKTRKSAAVVGEVLAKYHPHGDTAVYDTMARMAQDFSLRYPMVHGQGNFGSIDGDSPAAMRYTEAKLSALAEEMLADIDKDTVDFIPNYDNTKKEPTVLPARIPFLLLNGALGIAVGMATSIPPHNLGEVVDALLYLIDNPDCVTEDLLNYIKGPDFPTGGIIYDKKALVEAYSTGQGKVITRAKAEIVETKNSEEHIVVTEIPFLVNKAELIKKIASLVEEKTIEDIKDLRDESDKDGLRIVIELKKGAASQKILAKLYRYTELEKAFYFNVVALTDNGLQPKILPLKNVLEEFLNHREIVVRRKTAFLLDKAKARAHILEGLKKALDHIDEIIKIIRGSESKEDAVKNLIKKFDFSELQANAILEIKLQNLPKLERQKIEDELAEQRKLIAEYTAVLKDNKKLWKIIKDDLIEIKTKYNDPRRTQIVSRPADSMEEEDLVPTGETFIALSKSGYIKRLPATTFKIQKRGGKGVIGYEVKNEDDFLEKIISADLSDYLLFFTDRGRVFQVRAYEIGEASRTSRGKLIQNFLELGSDENVTAILNYKQADKSKYPYLIMVTKKGMVKKTSFKEYENMRRTGLLAIKLTKDDVLQWVGFSDGNSELVLGTHNGQAIRFGEKDARPLGRVSQGVTAIKLKKDDYVIGTLLLTGNAIKDNKAKIVVITEHGYGKVSDIKDYRKQKRSGSGIKTLKITPKNGNLIALMLWTEEEELLAMSKNGQTIRVSLASLPVLNRLTQGVRVMKLDDNDKISSISLV